In Bythopirellula goksoeyrii, a single window of DNA contains:
- a CDS encoding DNA polymerase ligase N-terminal domain-containing protein: MPRYALLRHECPSEYKPSHWDLMLEVGGVLATWELRELPAAWANALHLNVIEAGAPGNVTRLPDHRLDYLDYEGPVTGGRGSVSRISGGSFQILESTPDTLTGVLSGETLSGEFKLTRVADSDFWNLDV; this comes from the coding sequence ACATGAATGTCCCTCGGAATACAAGCCCAGCCATTGGGACTTGATGCTGGAGGTGGGCGGAGTACTAGCCACCTGGGAACTCCGCGAGCTGCCAGCAGCCTGGGCCAACGCATTGCACCTGAACGTGATTGAAGCCGGCGCACCAGGGAACGTTACTCGACTGCCGGATCATCGCCTCGACTATCTCGACTATGAAGGACCAGTCACGGGCGGTCGTGGGTCCGTGTCTCGGATTTCTGGTGGATCGTTCCAAATTCTCGAATCCACCCCTGATACACTGACCGGAGTGCTAAGCGGAGAGACGTTAAGTGGAGAGTTCAAGCTGACCCGCGTGGCGGACTCAGATTTCTGGAATTTAGATGTCTAA
- the lysS gene encoding lysine--tRNA ligase: MPQLMTNNAENHTDDLSTLESNRREKMARLQELGIDPWGGRFDDRTLVGEIRAAADQIAYQLEDGTTLPLPDFDQQGPDFNFRQWKADQGKGKIIGPQVRAAGRIVLHRDKGKLHFIDIRDMSGQIQLMVGQKQVGDDWKTVELLDLGDIIGVDGQLVRSNTGELSIAAERIHFLTKSIETPPDKHGGLQDVELRQRQRYLDLTYTEGVLDRFLNRTKIVRSIRDTLNGQGFVEVEGPTLHSIAGGAAARPFMTHHNTLDMDLTLRIALELHLKRLMVGGIERVYELGRVYRNEGISPRHNPEFTMLEVYQAFGDYRSMMDLTEACICNAIQATGQSYVLSWGDKSIDFTPPFARRTYAELFEEATGIDTEIPNAEAAIAELAKSLHIETKGRHPDVIKSDVFEAKVEDALVGPVFVMDYPASICPLTKRKRDNPAIAERFELFIHGMEVANAYTELNDPDLQEELFRTQLDGLSEEDSMAKMDTDFVRALRHGMPPAGGLGIGIDRLVMLLTNTQTIRDVILFPLLRPEK; this comes from the coding sequence ATGCCACAACTGATGACCAATAACGCTGAAAACCATACAGACGATCTTTCAACTTTGGAGAGTAACCGCCGTGAGAAAATGGCGCGTCTCCAAGAATTGGGTATCGATCCCTGGGGAGGACGTTTCGACGACCGAACTCTCGTGGGAGAGATTCGCGCCGCTGCCGATCAGATCGCCTACCAACTCGAAGACGGTACCACGTTGCCACTCCCCGATTTCGACCAGCAAGGCCCCGATTTCAACTTTCGCCAATGGAAAGCCGACCAGGGGAAGGGAAAGATCATTGGTCCCCAGGTGCGTGCTGCTGGTCGCATCGTATTGCACCGTGACAAGGGCAAACTACACTTCATCGACATCCGTGATATGAGCGGTCAGATCCAGCTCATGGTTGGTCAAAAACAAGTAGGCGATGATTGGAAAACTGTTGAATTGTTGGATCTGGGAGACATCATCGGCGTCGATGGCCAACTGGTTCGCTCCAACACAGGGGAATTGTCGATAGCCGCCGAAAGGATTCATTTTCTTACCAAATCCATCGAAACCCCGCCGGATAAACACGGCGGGTTGCAGGATGTCGAACTCCGCCAGCGGCAACGCTATCTCGATCTGACTTACACCGAGGGTGTGCTTGATCGTTTTTTGAACCGTACCAAGATCGTACGATCCATCCGCGATACTCTTAACGGCCAGGGATTTGTCGAAGTCGAGGGTCCCACACTGCACTCAATTGCCGGGGGTGCAGCCGCGCGGCCGTTTATGACGCATCACAATACGCTCGATATGGATCTCACACTCCGCATCGCTTTGGAGTTGCACCTCAAGCGACTCATGGTGGGCGGGATTGAGCGAGTCTACGAACTGGGCCGTGTGTATCGCAACGAAGGGATCAGTCCCAGGCACAACCCTGAGTTTACAATGCTTGAGGTATATCAAGCATTTGGCGATTATCGTTCGATGATGGATCTCACCGAGGCGTGCATCTGCAACGCAATTCAGGCTACGGGGCAGTCCTATGTGCTCTCTTGGGGCGACAAGTCCATTGATTTTACGCCACCCTTTGCCAGGCGAACTTATGCGGAGTTGTTTGAGGAAGCTACCGGGATTGATACCGAAATCCCGAACGCTGAAGCGGCCATCGCCGAACTTGCGAAATCGCTGCATATTGAGACGAAAGGGCGACATCCTGACGTCATTAAGAGCGATGTGTTTGAGGCAAAAGTTGAAGATGCCTTGGTGGGTCCAGTCTTTGTGATGGACTATCCGGCTAGTATCTGTCCTCTGACAAAGCGAAAGCGTGACAACCCGGCAATTGCCGAGCGATTTGAGTTGTTCATTCACGGAATGGAAGTGGCCAACGCCTATACGGAACTTAATGATCCTGACCTACAGGAAGAGTTGTTCCGCACGCAGTTGGATGGCCTGAGTGAAGAAGATTCGATGGCCAAGATGGACACGGACTTTGTCCGCGCCCTTCGGCACGGCATGCCGCCGGCGGGCGGACTGGGTATCGGTATTGACCGACTAGTGATGCTGTTGACCAATACCCAAACTATCCGCGATGTGATCTTGTTTCCACTTTTGAGACCTGAGAAGTAA
- a CDS encoding ABC transporter permease → MYKLLLCWRYLRTRYIALVCIVSVMLGVATMIVVNSVMAGFTHEMQARINGMLGDLIFESRSMDGVLDADAHMQKIKAIAGDAIVGMSPTVHVPGLMYIDINDQLLTKQITMVGIDEESYASVSAFGDYLQHPENRNQLTFKLRQGGYDTVDHQVPDEGEQQPRIQMEQAGWTYRQRRALLKKQRQLIAATPSPDSQQANPFGNPDDQQAEGRDFDMATEQHVGIVLGIGICGYRSADGSDHFVALPGDDVRVSFPKATLPPEAINEFYTITDFYESKMSEYDSSFVFVPLRELQKSRGMIDPTTGVGKFTSIQIKLAPGTNAEQVRDALQNAFPAQFYMVSTWRDKQGPLLAAVNMETAVLNVLLFMIIAVAGFGIFAIFLMIVVEKTRDIGILKSLGASGSGVMGIFLGYGLSLGIVGSGVGAVLGLLFVANINEIADILGRVTGQPVFDPSVYYFYKIPTIVAPFTVTWICIGAVVIAVMASVFPALRAANLHPVRALRYE, encoded by the coding sequence ATGTACAAACTGCTTCTTTGCTGGCGTTATCTGCGCACCCGTTATATCGCACTGGTTTGCATCGTGAGTGTGATGCTTGGCGTGGCGACGATGATCGTCGTCAATAGCGTTATGGCTGGTTTTACTCACGAGATGCAAGCCCGCATTAACGGCATGCTGGGCGATTTGATCTTTGAGAGCCGCTCGATGGATGGTGTTCTCGATGCCGACGCCCATATGCAGAAGATCAAGGCGATCGCAGGGGATGCGATCGTCGGCATGTCTCCTACCGTGCATGTGCCTGGGCTGATGTACATCGACATCAACGACCAACTGCTCACGAAGCAAATCACGATGGTGGGTATCGATGAAGAATCTTATGCAAGTGTTAGCGCTTTTGGGGATTACCTACAACACCCAGAGAACCGAAATCAACTTACATTTAAACTTCGCCAGGGAGGATATGATACTGTCGACCATCAGGTTCCAGACGAAGGTGAACAACAGCCGCGCATTCAAATGGAACAAGCGGGTTGGACGTATCGTCAACGAAGAGCTCTGCTAAAAAAACAACGACAGCTAATTGCTGCTACTCCTTCGCCTGACTCTCAGCAGGCAAATCCGTTTGGAAATCCCGATGACCAACAGGCCGAGGGCCGTGACTTTGATATGGCAACCGAGCAGCATGTCGGTATTGTGCTGGGAATTGGCATCTGTGGGTATCGCTCTGCAGACGGGAGTGACCATTTTGTCGCCCTGCCTGGGGACGATGTCCGCGTGAGTTTTCCCAAAGCAACCCTGCCACCTGAGGCAATCAACGAGTTTTACACGATCACAGATTTCTATGAGAGCAAGATGAGCGAATATGATTCTAGCTTCGTGTTCGTGCCGTTGCGAGAACTACAAAAAAGCCGTGGGATGATCGACCCCACGACGGGTGTGGGCAAATTTACCTCGATTCAGATCAAGCTGGCTCCGGGGACAAACGCAGAACAAGTGCGTGATGCCCTCCAAAATGCCTTCCCGGCTCAGTTTTACATGGTCAGCACATGGCGCGACAAACAAGGACCCCTGTTGGCGGCGGTGAATATGGAGACAGCTGTGCTAAATGTGCTGTTGTTCATGATCATCGCCGTGGCAGGCTTTGGCATTTTTGCGATCTTTCTGATGATCGTCGTAGAGAAGACGCGCGATATAGGAATACTCAAATCCCTGGGAGCCTCGGGGAGTGGAGTGATGGGAATTTTTCTTGGCTACGGTCTTAGCCTCGGCATTGTCGGTTCGGGCGTGGGCGCGGTCTTGGGACTGCTGTTCGTTGCCAACATAAATGAGATCGCAGATATCCTAGGTCGCGTCACAGGACAACCGGTGTTCGATCCCTCTGTGTATTACTTCTACAAGATCCCAACGATTGTCGCACCATTTACCGTGACTTGGATCTGTATCGGTGCAGTTGTGATCGCCGTTATGGCTAGTGTCTTTCCTGCGCTCCGCGCAGCCAATCTCCACCCTGTGAGGGCGCTGCGTTATGAGTAG
- a CDS encoding ABC transporter ATP-binding protein encodes MSSISDPRQTSRPALRLSEGTSALAAQPRSSKVQMATRQLFKSYQKGSFGIPVLQGIDLDIYEGEFLAIVGSSGCGKSTLLHLLGTLDRPDAGEVHFDGHRIDNLPNASRDLLRNKHFGMIFQFYHLLPELTALENVLAPALITESTLGYWFRRGEHRRRAGELLELVGISHRAKHKPRELSGGEMQRAAIARALLNKPRVLLADEPTGNLDRSTGKQIMKILGELNQREKLTIVMVTHDPWIAEQADRTVKLVEGRIQGS; translated from the coding sequence ATGAGTAGCATTTCCGATCCACGGCAGACATCACGCCCTGCTTTGCGGCTTAGCGAAGGAACTTCTGCGCTCGCGGCGCAACCCCGCTCGTCTAAAGTGCAGATGGCGACGCGGCAGTTGTTCAAGAGTTATCAAAAAGGTTCCTTCGGCATTCCCGTGTTGCAAGGAATCGACCTGGACATCTATGAAGGGGAATTCCTGGCAATTGTCGGCTCAAGTGGTTGCGGCAAGAGCACGTTGCTACACCTCTTGGGCACTCTTGATCGGCCGGATGCGGGGGAAGTGCATTTCGACGGTCATCGGATTGACAATCTTCCCAATGCCAGCCGTGACCTATTGCGGAACAAGCATTTTGGGATGATCTTTCAGTTCTACCACTTACTGCCTGAACTAACTGCCCTGGAGAATGTGCTGGCCCCCGCCCTGATCACCGAAAGCACATTGGGTTACTGGTTTCGCCGGGGTGAACATCGCCGCCGGGCAGGAGAGCTGCTGGAACTTGTAGGAATCTCCCACCGAGCAAAACACAAGCCCCGAGAGCTCTCAGGGGGCGAAATGCAGCGGGCAGCCATCGCCCGAGCCTTGCTGAACAAGCCCCGCGTTCTGCTGGCAGATGAACCCACAGGGAATCTTGATCGGTCAACCGGGAAGCAAATCATGAAAATCCTAGGTGAGTTGAACCAGCGGGAGAAGCTCACTATAGTCATGGTGACCCACGACCCCTGGATCGCCGAGCAGGCCGACCGGACTGTCAAGTTGGTCGAAGGCCGCATTCAGGGCAGCTGA
- the ilvE gene encoding branched-chain-amino-acid transaminase yields the protein MSRQIYINGSFFPQKEAKISVFDHGLLYGDGVFEGLRSYVGKVFRLEQHVRRLYESARAICLEIPLSQEQMCKAINDSVKKNGLTDGYIRAIVTRGAGTLGLDPNRCSNPQVIIIADTIALYPQELYDNGLEIITTSITRNHPSALSPRIKSLNYLNNILAKIEGLKAGCIEALMLNHKGEVAECTGDNIFLVRDEVLYTPPLDAGILAGVTREAVIELARAAGTEVQEVSITKHDVYVADECFLTGTAAEVIPVVKVDDRPIGDGKPGPVTKDLTERFHQLARA from the coding sequence ATGTCCCGACAAATCTACATCAACGGTTCCTTTTTTCCTCAGAAAGAGGCCAAGATCAGTGTTTTTGACCATGGACTTCTTTATGGTGATGGTGTTTTTGAAGGTCTGCGCAGCTACGTGGGAAAGGTATTTCGCTTGGAGCAGCATGTTCGCCGACTTTATGAGTCGGCCCGGGCAATCTGCTTGGAAATTCCACTCTCCCAGGAGCAGATGTGCAAGGCAATCAACGATTCGGTCAAGAAAAACGGTCTTACCGATGGTTACATTCGCGCGATTGTTACCCGGGGAGCCGGCACCTTGGGCCTCGATCCCAACCGCTGCAGTAATCCCCAGGTGATTATCATCGCCGATACGATAGCTCTCTATCCGCAAGAACTGTATGACAATGGTCTGGAGATCATCACCACAAGCATTACGCGCAACCACCCTTCGGCCTTAAGCCCGCGGATCAAGTCGCTTAATTATCTCAACAACATCCTGGCAAAAATCGAAGGCCTCAAAGCAGGATGCATCGAGGCCTTGATGCTCAACCACAAAGGCGAAGTCGCCGAGTGCACGGGGGACAACATCTTTCTTGTCCGTGATGAGGTGCTCTACACGCCACCTCTCGATGCTGGGATTCTCGCCGGAGTCACGCGTGAGGCAGTCATCGAATTGGCTCGCGCGGCAGGAACTGAAGTGCAAGAAGTCTCCATCACCAAGCACGACGTCTACGTGGCTGATGAGTGTTTTCTAACTGGCACCGCAGCCGAGGTGATTCCGGTAGTGAAGGTCGATGACCGCCCCATCGGCGACGGCAAACCGGGGCCGGTGACCAAGGACCTCACCGAGCGATTTCATCAACTAGCGCGGGCGTAG
- a CDS encoding type II toxin-antitoxin system VapC family toxin: protein MIIFVDTNVLLRLDHLGHPHRELAKAALERIVDEQHTIRTIPQVLYEYWVVATRPLEANGLGFSTDDTARMLSDFKELFPPLRDERGILEHWENLVQTYKVQGKAAHDARIVAAMLRHGLTHLITFNAGDFARFSDVTVMTPDDIVSGAQSL from the coding sequence ATGATCATCTTCGTCGACACGAATGTGCTTCTGCGACTGGATCACCTTGGTCATCCTCATCGGGAGTTGGCAAAAGCGGCCCTTGAGCGTATTGTCGATGAGCAGCATACCATTCGTACGATTCCCCAAGTGCTGTACGAGTATTGGGTCGTTGCAACTCGACCCTTAGAAGCGAATGGACTCGGTTTTTCTACAGACGATACCGCTCGAATGCTTTCCGATTTCAAGGAATTGTTTCCGCCACTACGAGACGAGCGAGGCATTCTGGAGCATTGGGAAAACTTGGTCCAGACTTACAAAGTTCAAGGCAAGGCCGCTCATGATGCAAGAATAGTTGCCGCTATGCTGCGCCACGGGTTGACACATCTCATAACTTTCAATGCTGGTGACTTTGCGCGTTTCAGTGACGTGACCGTCATGACGCCGGATGATATCGTTTCAGGTGCGCAATCTCTCTAG
- the recJ gene encoding single-stranded-DNA-specific exonuclease RecJ — MPKHWRIANYDADCVAALQQAAGIPAVVAQLLLSRGISDPDDARLFLDPKLTGLRDPALLPGATRAAEIIYAAIQAGDKITIYGDYDADGMTATAILLRCMKLLHANVDFYVPHRIDEGYSLNNEALEKIASQGTRLVVTVDCGVASVAEAQHARDLGLTLIITDHHQMADQLPPAAAIVHPGLPDGDYPFDGLCGAAVALKVAWAVCQCASEGQKVTDRLRSFLLQAVGLAAIGTVADVVPLIDENRILVRYGLGCLKSEPNVGIDALLRSTKLHDKPRLAGDDLGFSIGPRLNAAGRLGQADLAIELLTTESMQRADTIAQYMEELNLQRQTLERSMARAASKQARDFGDPHQAPALVLADHDWHPGVIGIVAGRLAEKYCCPVILIANDPLGVKPGIGSARSVPGFNLHEALAECGDLLDSHGGHAAAAGLRIVPGNLDEFRKAFCKIATEKLRDEPRQTDILVDAEASLQMLTRQTVEQIESLAPFGQGNSAPMLCATEVRLTGAPKRIGSTGRHLSMMFDQYGVKMRAVAFGGGDWETELAGIDGPMSIAFRPVLNTFRGRTSVEIHLTDWRVE; from the coding sequence ATGCCCAAACACTGGCGCATTGCCAACTACGATGCCGACTGTGTAGCCGCATTGCAGCAGGCGGCAGGTATTCCAGCTGTGGTTGCTCAACTGCTTCTCTCGCGCGGCATCAGCGATCCCGACGACGCCCGCCTGTTTCTCGATCCAAAGCTCACGGGTCTGCGTGATCCAGCCTTGCTTCCCGGTGCGACTCGAGCTGCCGAGATTATCTACGCCGCGATTCAGGCTGGTGACAAGATTACCATCTATGGTGATTACGATGCCGACGGCATGACTGCTACCGCGATTCTCTTGCGTTGTATGAAGTTGCTGCACGCGAACGTCGACTTCTATGTGCCGCACCGCATCGATGAGGGTTACAGCCTCAACAACGAAGCCTTAGAGAAAATCGCCAGTCAGGGAACGAGGTTAGTCGTGACGGTTGATTGCGGCGTGGCCAGTGTTGCTGAAGCGCAGCATGCCCGCGATCTAGGGCTCACGCTCATCATCACCGACCATCATCAAATGGCCGACCAACTTCCTCCCGCTGCGGCGATTGTCCATCCCGGACTACCTGACGGAGATTATCCCTTCGATGGACTGTGTGGTGCCGCCGTCGCACTGAAGGTAGCCTGGGCCGTATGTCAATGTGCTAGTGAAGGACAAAAGGTCACAGATCGACTACGTAGCTTCTTGTTGCAAGCCGTTGGGCTCGCTGCCATTGGAACGGTAGCAGACGTCGTGCCGCTGATCGACGAAAATCGCATCTTGGTCCGCTACGGCTTGGGTTGTCTGAAGTCGGAGCCCAACGTTGGCATAGACGCCCTGCTCCGCTCAACGAAGCTTCATGATAAACCTCGGCTTGCCGGAGATGACCTGGGTTTCTCCATCGGACCGCGGCTCAACGCGGCTGGGCGATTGGGCCAGGCTGATTTGGCCATCGAGCTCCTAACCACGGAAAGCATGCAGCGGGCTGATACGATTGCCCAGTACATGGAAGAACTTAACCTGCAAAGGCAAACTCTCGAACGCTCGATGGCTCGCGCTGCCTCGAAGCAGGCTCGCGATTTTGGTGATCCCCATCAAGCCCCCGCGCTCGTGCTTGCCGACCACGACTGGCATCCTGGTGTCATTGGAATCGTGGCGGGACGTCTGGCAGAAAAATATTGTTGTCCAGTGATATTGATCGCCAACGACCCGCTCGGGGTGAAGCCGGGGATCGGGTCGGCGCGGAGCGTGCCCGGTTTTAATCTGCACGAAGCCCTTGCCGAGTGTGGGGACCTACTCGATAGCCACGGCGGCCATGCCGCAGCGGCAGGGCTGCGCATCGTGCCTGGCAATCTCGATGAATTTCGCAAGGCGTTCTGCAAGATTGCCACCGAAAAGCTCAGAGATGAACCACGCCAAACGGATATCCTGGTCGATGCGGAGGCCTCGCTTCAAATGCTCACACGGCAAACCGTCGAGCAGATCGAGAGCTTGGCCCCCTTTGGGCAGGGAAATTCCGCCCCGATGTTGTGTGCCACCGAAGTACGTCTCACAGGGGCTCCAAAACGAATCGGCTCGACTGGCCGCCATTTGTCGATGATGTTCGATCAGTATGGCGTCAAAATGCGTGCCGTAGCCTTCGGCGGCGGCGACTGGGAAACAGAACTGGCCGGCATCGACGGTCCCATGTCGATCGCCTTCCGCCCCGTGCTCAACACTTTCCGGGGTCGCACCTCGGTGGAGATTCATCTCACCGACTGGCGCGTGGAGTGA
- the rpmG gene encoding 50S ribosomal protein L33 — translation MAKKSGKRKKKVETVFLVCEETGDYNYTIRRKLGGEKLKLKKYSPRLRRHTVHTEKKK, via the coding sequence ATGGCTAAGAAATCTGGAAAACGCAAGAAAAAAGTTGAGACCGTCTTTCTGGTTTGTGAAGAGACGGGCGACTACAACTACACGATCCGCCGTAAGTTGGGAGGCGAGAAACTTAAGCTGAAGAAATACTCCCCCCGCTTGCGCCGTCATACTGTACACACCGAAAAGAAAAAATAG
- a CDS encoding prenyltransferase/squalene oxidase repeat-containing protein — translation MNPLQADNPSLSSGSAPVVPPSNPARESFEESPSVPAADQGKNAKSSSSSLWGWVLGWLSDSESSSWLASGVAHLAVVVLLSLLVITQQGKGPDWTLEGTATSELPQELDIELNPMPSVGDELDSESMAPKAMGLPDLELGTPSVDITQPMLTPTATASVDAFATEMLDIGNPLASAGGGLEGRNLDNRRSLALAGGGSESSEAAVEAGLKWLAAHQLEDGSWTFHLDAEHCPQCAGKCRNPGRIDSSTGATGLALLCFLGGGYTQHEGPYQEVVSKGLYFLINKMLLTSEGGDLRDSQEISLPFARQASVRLRGDMYSHAIASLALCENYAMTRDSNIAGPAQKAIDFIVNAQNELGGWRYEPRQPGDLSVTGWQLMALKSGVLGRLDIPRHVWYRAAEFLDSVQAEKGATYGYQQPSSTRPSMTAVGLYSRMMIGWPEEHPPLLKGAVLLAKEHPKDSNMYFNYYTSQVLHHVGGAGWRRWNPRMRNYLVQTQAEEGHEDGSWYFDEPWSDRGGRLYTTTLAILTLEVYYRYMPMYQSEFVNQAP, via the coding sequence GTGAATCCCTTGCAGGCCGACAATCCATCGCTCTCTTCCGGTTCGGCCCCCGTCGTGCCCCCATCGAATCCGGCGCGCGAATCTTTCGAGGAATCTCCGTCAGTTCCCGCTGCGGATCAAGGAAAAAATGCCAAATCCTCCTCCAGTTCCCTTTGGGGTTGGGTGCTGGGCTGGCTCTCCGACAGCGAGTCCAGTTCGTGGCTAGCTAGCGGAGTTGCCCATTTGGCCGTCGTAGTTCTGTTGTCACTCCTTGTTATCACGCAACAAGGGAAGGGTCCGGATTGGACCCTCGAAGGTACTGCCACCTCGGAACTACCACAAGAGCTCGATATCGAGTTAAACCCCATGCCATCGGTGGGAGATGAGCTCGACAGCGAAAGCATGGCTCCAAAGGCAATGGGACTACCTGATCTGGAATTGGGAACTCCCTCGGTCGATATTACGCAGCCCATGCTTACTCCGACGGCAACCGCCTCGGTCGATGCGTTTGCTACAGAGATGTTAGACATCGGCAATCCATTGGCATCCGCTGGTGGTGGCCTCGAAGGGCGAAACCTTGATAATCGTCGTAGTCTTGCCCTTGCGGGTGGGGGATCCGAATCTAGCGAAGCTGCCGTAGAAGCGGGCCTCAAGTGGCTGGCAGCTCATCAACTGGAAGATGGGAGTTGGACCTTTCATCTGGATGCAGAGCATTGTCCTCAATGTGCTGGCAAATGCCGCAATCCGGGCAGGATCGATTCGAGTACTGGAGCAACAGGATTGGCCCTGCTCTGTTTTCTCGGGGGCGGCTACACACAGCACGAAGGTCCCTATCAAGAAGTAGTTTCCAAGGGGCTCTACTTCCTAATCAACAAGATGCTGCTGACCTCTGAGGGCGGAGATTTGCGCGACTCCCAAGAGATTTCCCTGCCGTTTGCCAGGCAAGCGTCCGTCCGCCTTCGAGGCGACATGTATTCCCATGCGATTGCAAGCTTAGCATTGTGCGAAAACTATGCGATGACTCGTGATTCGAACATTGCAGGACCTGCTCAAAAAGCGATCGACTTCATCGTCAATGCCCAGAATGAACTAGGTGGCTGGCGGTATGAACCTCGTCAGCCTGGTGACCTCTCTGTTACCGGGTGGCAACTCATGGCGCTAAAGAGCGGCGTCTTGGGGAGACTGGATATTCCTCGGCATGTCTGGTATCGGGCCGCTGAGTTTCTCGACAGTGTTCAAGCAGAGAAGGGTGCGACCTACGGATACCAGCAGCCTTCCTCCACGCGACCGTCAATGACTGCGGTCGGTCTCTATAGTCGGATGATGATCGGCTGGCCTGAAGAGCATCCCCCCCTACTCAAAGGAGCAGTGCTACTTGCCAAGGAACACCCCAAAGATTCGAACATGTACTTCAACTATTACACGAGCCAAGTGTTGCATCACGTAGGTGGCGCCGGCTGGAGACGCTGGAACCCACGCATGCGGAACTATCTCGTGCAAACTCAAGCTGAAGAGGGCCACGAGGATGGAAGTTGGTACTTTGACGAACCTTGGAGCGATCGCGGTGGTCGGCTATACACAACAACGCTTGCGATTCTCACTCTGGAAGTCTATTACCGCTATATGCCGATGTATCAGTCGGAGTTTGTAAACCAGGCACCCTAA
- a CDS encoding TrkH family potassium uptake protein gives MNLRIVARQLSVVAWLIGLTMLFSISAAWPEIGGQSEFEDHGFWALLASMVVCGITGLMLRMASGESNSTLYRKEAMAVVGLSWVLATVLGGLPFYFAEVIYTSVDGREIPMGIADCLFESQSGFSTTGATVLTDIENHKWVPRSILFWRSSTHFLGGLGIIVLFVAILGQGSAGKALMRAEMPGPSKEGSQERMQHAAWNFAAIYCVLNLILTIILYLEGMTWFQAICHAFGTMATGGFSTLNASLGGFNSKTIEYTVIVFMILAGTNFTLIYLLTLGKFKKLVTDPEWRTYVGILAVATALVIIVGIFESHDFDPQDKLTAVPEFELAFRDGLFQVVSIMTTTGYCTADFDLWNNFSRGLLVVLMFIGGCAGSTGGGMKVIRIILFTKILGREVEHSYHPSVVRHIRLAGEPVTDQNIPHNILVYVGLIGAIIVTSWLALTWIELDQTWIEAGHPTHNKLIDSGTAVCATLHNIGPGLGIVGATRNYAPFSDSAKLLFTLLMMLGRLELFAVLVLVMPSFWRD, from the coding sequence ATGAACCTCCGAATCGTAGCCCGACAACTCAGCGTAGTAGCTTGGCTTATTGGCTTGACAATGCTGTTTAGCATTTCGGCGGCCTGGCCCGAGATTGGAGGGCAAAGCGAATTTGAGGATCACGGGTTCTGGGCCCTCTTGGCCTCTATGGTGGTCTGCGGCATAACGGGTTTGATGCTGCGCATGGCCAGCGGGGAGAGCAATTCCACACTCTACCGCAAAGAAGCGATGGCAGTGGTCGGCCTGAGTTGGGTTCTCGCCACGGTATTGGGGGGCTTGCCTTTCTATTTCGCTGAAGTAATCTACACCAGCGTCGATGGTCGAGAAATTCCCATGGGAATTGCAGATTGCCTTTTCGAAAGCCAGTCTGGATTCAGTACCACCGGGGCAACGGTGCTGACTGATATCGAAAATCACAAGTGGGTGCCAAGATCGATCCTGTTTTGGCGATCTAGTACCCATTTTCTTGGCGGACTGGGAATCATTGTCCTGTTCGTCGCTATTCTGGGCCAAGGCTCCGCCGGCAAAGCACTGATGCGAGCCGAGATGCCTGGGCCCAGCAAGGAAGGCTCCCAGGAGCGAATGCAACATGCCGCCTGGAACTTTGCGGCGATCTATTGTGTGCTGAACCTTATCTTGACTATCATCCTGTATCTGGAGGGTATGACGTGGTTTCAAGCGATCTGCCATGCTTTTGGCACGATGGCGACCGGGGGATTTAGCACCTTGAATGCGAGTCTCGGTGGTTTCAACTCGAAAACTATCGAGTACACCGTGATCGTCTTCATGATTCTGGCCGGTACTAATTTCACTCTGATCTACCTTCTCACACTAGGGAAATTCAAGAAGCTAGTTACTGATCCTGAGTGGCGCACCTACGTTGGCATTCTGGCGGTCGCCACAGCTTTGGTAATCATCGTAGGAATCTTTGAGTCGCATGACTTTGACCCCCAAGACAAACTTACTGCAGTGCCTGAGTTTGAATTGGCATTCCGTGATGGATTGTTCCAGGTTGTCTCTATCATGACTACAACCGGTTATTGCACGGCCGACTTCGACCTTTGGAACAATTTTAGTCGTGGATTGCTGGTCGTACTGATGTTTATTGGCGGATGTGCTGGAAGTACCGGCGGTGGCATGAAGGTGATTCGTATTATCTTGTTTACCAAGATCCTCGGCCGCGAAGTGGAACATTCTTATCACCCTTCTGTCGTCCGACACATCCGATTAGCAGGAGAACCTGTCACCGATCAAAACATTCCCCACAACATTCTCGTCTACGTGGGGCTCATTGGTGCAATTATCGTGACAAGCTGGCTGGCACTAACCTGGATCGAGTTGGACCAAACTTGGATCGAGGCGGGGCATCCTACGCACAACAAGCTGATCGATTCCGGTACTGCTGTCTGTGCCACGCTTCACAACATTGGTCCCGGCCTCGGTATCGTAGGGGCGACGCGAAACTATGCCCCTTTTTCAGATTCGGCAAAGCTTCTGTTTACCCTTTTGATGATGCTCGGGCGGCTAGAGTTGTTTGCCGTCCTAGTGCTAGTCATGCCGAGTTTTTGGCGAGACTGA